The Candidatus Aminicenantes bacterium genome contains the following window.
TTCCTGAAGCGCCGGGTCACGTCTTCCATTTTTTCCAGGATGCGGGCGGAATATCCCGGGGCTTCCATCTCTTCCGCCCGGGTCCGCGCCAGGAAACCACTGGTGATATAATCCGTGCCCTTGGTGGAGGCCCGTTGCACGGCGCCGAAAGCCACGTGGTGGTTGGTCAACACCAATCCCTCTGGGCTGACGATCTCTCCGGTGGCTCCCAGTTTCACCACCGCCCGGGCCAGGCAGGGTTTGCCGGGCGAATAGATATCGGCAACACTGATTTTCAGTCCCTGCTTTTCCAGTTGCAGGCCGGGCAACTGGTTGAGCAGCCACATGCCCTCTTCAGCCGCAGCATGGGTAACCAGGCAACCCATCAGGACCAGAATGCACAATGCACGTTTCATGATGACTCCTTTTGGACAGATTATTTCAGGCCGCCCTGACGGGGGGCCGTGTAATGTTGATACGTGATTCACATCGGTTTGGTTGCGTGTTTGAGTTGGCGTCGGCGGTGCGCTACAATCCAGGCATGATAACGGTCTGTGTGGCAAATATCCGAAATCGTCCAGGCCCTGATTCCCTCCCGGAGGTACCGCTTCATGAAAGATAGAGATCGCGTTTCCGGAGATCCGCGAAACATTCCCCTTGCCGTGGCCATGATTCCGGTTGTGTTCCTGGTGGCCATGCTCTCGGTGACCATTATCGTGTTCAAGCTGGATGCCCATATTCCCCTGATCTGCGCAACCGCGGTCGCGGCCGTTGTGGCCACGGTGTACGGGCACTCCTGGTACCGTGTCCGCGAAGGCATGATGCTGGGTATCCACCTGGCCATGGGCGCCATCCTGATTCTCATGGTGATCGGCACCATGATCGGCACCTGGATGCTGGCGGGGATTGTTCCCTCCATGATTTACTACGGCCTGCAACTGATTTCACCCTCGGTGTTCCTGGTGGCGACCCTGCTGATCTGTTCGATCGTATCCCTGGGTACCGGTTCCTCCTGGTCCACGGCCGGGACCGTGGGAGTGGCCCTGATCGCGGTGGGGCAGGGACTGGGAATTCCGGCGCCCATGGTGGCGGGGGCGATCATATCGGGAGCCTACTTCGGTGACAAGATGTCGCCCCTTTCCGATACCACCAACCTGGCCCCGGCCGTGGCGGGTACCGACGTGTTTTCGCACATCCGCCACATGATATACACCACCACTCCGGGGTATCTGATCGCCCTGGGACTCTACGCTTTGCTGGGAGCCCGGTTTGCCGGCGGCGAACTGCAGGGCGGCCAGATTGAGCGCATCCTGGCCGCCATCGACGCGGGTTTCTTTGTCCACCCGGTGCTGTTGCTGCCCCTGGTGCTGGTGATCGCCATGGTGGTGTTGAAGATTCCCCCCTTGCCCGCTCTTTTCGGCGGAACCTGCCTGGGGGGACTGTTCGCCATCGTGTTTCAGCACCAGAGCCTGGCGCGCGTATTTGCCGCCGCCCATTCCGGATACGTGGCCGATACCGGGGTCAGGATGGTGGACGAACTCCTCAGCCGGGGCGGGCTGGAGAGCATGATGAGTACCGTCGCCCTGATCCTGTGCGCGCTCTCTTTCGGCGGCATCATGGAAAAATCGGGCATGCTCGATACCATCGCCCGGGCGCTGCTGTACTTCGCCCGCAGCACGGGAAGCCTGGTCCTGACCACGGTTCTCTCCTGCATCGGCATGAACGCCATCGCCGCGGACCAGTACATGGCCATCGTTATTCCCGGACGCATGTTCAAGAAGGCTTTCGAAGCCCGGGGATTGCATCCCAAAAACCTTTCCCGCTGCCTGGAAGATTCGGCCACCCTTACATCTTCCCTGATACCATGGAACAGCGGCGGCGCGTTCATGTTCGCCACCCTGGGGGTGTACCCGTTGCACTACCTGCCTTTTGCTTTTATGAACCTGGCCAACCCCCTGGTATCCATTTTTTACGGCTACACCGGCATCACCATGACGCCGGCCGATGATGCAAAAAAAGAGGAAGAGCCCGAGGGTCCGCCGCAGCCCCATTGATTCCGCCGCGTAAAATGGTTATAGTGGAGACAGTCGACCAGACATCCGGGGCATGATCAACAGCTCCAAACCGAGGAGGACAATAAATGGATAAAGAAGTCAGTCTCAATCCCAACCAGCTTGTTTGTCACTTAAACAAGCCGTCCCGCGATTTTTCCCGCGCGGACATCGTGCGCTTTATTGAAGAACGGGGAATCCGCCAGATCAATTTCCGTTA
Protein-coding sequences here:
- the nhaC gene encoding Na+/H+ antiporter NhaC, yielding MKDRDRVSGDPRNIPLAVAMIPVVFLVAMLSVTIIVFKLDAHIPLICATAVAAVVATVYGHSWYRVREGMMLGIHLAMGAILILMVIGTMIGTWMLAGIVPSMIYYGLQLISPSVFLVATLLICSIVSLGTGSSWSTAGTVGVALIAVGQGLGIPAPMVAGAIISGAYFGDKMSPLSDTTNLAPAVAGTDVFSHIRHMIYTTTPGYLIALGLYALLGARFAGGELQGGQIERILAAIDAGFFVHPVLLLPLVLVIAMVVLKIPPLPALFGGTCLGGLFAIVFQHQSLARVFAAAHSGYVADTGVRMVDELLSRGGLESMMSTVALILCALSFGGIMEKSGMLDTIARALLYFARSTGSLVLTTVLSCIGMNAIAADQYMAIVIPGRMFKKAFEARGLHPKNLSRCLEDSATLTSSLIPWNSGGAFMFATLGVYPLHYLPFAFMNLANPLVSIFYGYTGITMTPADDAKKEEEPEGPPQPH